DNA sequence from the Candidatus Acidulodesulfobacterium ferriphilum genome:
AAAAAAGAACGCGCCCGCTTCCGCCAAAAAGAAAAAAAACATAAAGAACCACATTATCAGAAGCCATTTTCCTACAAATCCCCCGGGTATTTTGTTCTTTAAAGAGGCCGCTATAAGCATATTCGAGAACATTATTACAGCGCCAAGCAAAACGAATACATAAAAAAGATTTTTAAGGGTTATGAGAGAGCCAAGCGTTAGCATTTTCGCCTCCTAAATTTATTTAACCGTTTACTTACTTTACTTATTTAAAAAATTAATAATAATTTAATAATACAAAATAGATTTATTTTTTTCAATATCTTTTTTATTAAAAGTTATATTGATAATTTTTGGCTTTTATTTTATAATTATTACTATGGTAGAAAAAGATATAAATAGTTTAAATAATTTGACTTTCGAAGAAACCCTTAAAAAATTGGAGGGCAATGTTTCAAGTTTGGAAAGTGGCGATCTCGGCCTCGAAGAGGCGATTAAAGTCTATGAAGAAGGCATCAAATACTCTAATTACTTAATAAAAAAGCTTGAATCGGCGGAAAAGAAAGTTGAAGAACTGACTGCAAAAGATAACAATACGGGCGAACAGTCTTTAGACCGGAGAACCGCGGCTCGTGCTCCGCTCACCTCATCCTTATCGACAAAACCCCTTGAAATCGACTAAATAAGATAATTATATACGATTCATCAAAGAAAAATATGACCGACATAGAAAAATATATCGAGGAAAATAAAAATTTAATTAACGACTTCCTAAAAACTCACTTCGGTAAAAAAGCATATAATAAAAAATTCCCCCACAATAAATTTTCGCTTAACGACGCAATGCTGTACACTTTAACTACGCCCGGAAAAAGAATTAGACCTATAATTCTTTTAATTACCGCGGAAAGCCTTGGTTTTTCGGACAAAAAAAGGCTTATCCCTTTTGCCTCGTCTCTCGAATTAATACACTCCTATTCCTTGATACACGACGATCTTCCCTCGATGGACAACGACAGTTTAAGGAGAGGAAAACCCGCAAACCATATAGTATTCGGGGAAGCTTCGGCAATACTTGCGGGAGATGCCCTTCTTACCGAAGCATTCGTTATCCTTTCGGACAACGAATACGCCGAAGGATTTGATCCGAAAAAAATTATCGAAATAATACGGGAACTTTCTTATGCCTCAGGCGCCGGCGGCCTCGCGGGAGGGCAATTTCTCGATGTCAATTCATTTGGAGCATCTTTAGGTTTTGAAAACATTGAATACATAAATAAAAATAAAACGGCAAGCCTAATCGGGGCAGCTTGCGCAATGGGCGCAATTTTGGCAGGAGGCGATAACTTGATTGTCGATAATTTTAAAAAATTCGGCTCGTGTTTAGGTCTTGCCTTTCAAACTATCGACGATGTCCTCGGTATTACCGGAAATAAGGAAATTCTTGGAAAAACGACAGGTATAGATAAAACAAATAAGAAATTCACCGTCGTCGAAAATATAGGGCTCGAAAAAACCTATGAATTAATTAACGAATACAATGAAAAAGCGCTGTTTTACCTTAATAAAACGGGTGCTCAATCTGATGCTTTAATAGAATTTACATATCATCTCACAAATAGAATAAAATGATTAGATTCTGCGCTTGCCAGGGAATGGCAATTAAATATAGAATAAAATGACAGCTATGCTTTTAGATAAGATAAAAAAACCCGGCGATGTAAAGACTTTATACATCGAAGACCTTAAAATTCTTGCTAAAGAACTCAGGGAAGAAATAATATCCACTTGCTCGAAAAATGGCGGACACCTTGCGTCAAGCCTGGGGGTCGTGGAACTTACTCTTGCCCTTTTAAAATCATTCGATATAGAAAATTCCGATAAAATAATATGGGATGTAGGGCATCAGTCATATTCGTATAAAATCCTTACCGGCAGAAAAGATAATTTTGCAACTATCAGAAAATTGGGCGGCATCTCAGGATTTCCGTCTATAAACGAAAGCAAATACGACTTTTTTGGAACAGGTCACGCTGGAACTTCCATATCCGCCGCCCTTGGCATAAGCGTAGCGCAAGATTTATCAAAAAAAGGCGATACGGGCAGGGTCATAGCGGTAATAGGCGACGCCTCGATATCTAACGGCATTGCTCTTGAAGGTTTAAATCATGCAGGAGCATTAAAAAAAGATATCGTGGTAATTTTAAACGATAATGAAATGTCTATTTCAAAAAATGTCGGGGCAATTTCAAACTATCTTAATAAAATAATGGGTGGAGATTTTTATCAAAGCTTCAGAAATGACATCGAAAAATTATTAAAATCCATTCCGTTATTCGGAAGTCAGGTTGCAAGACTTGCTTCAAAATTAGAAGAGTCTTTTAAAAATTTGATAGTTCCCGGCATTATATTCGAAGAACTTGGCTTCACATATATAGGGCCGATAGACGGGCATAGCATATCCAATCTTTTAGACACATTCGAAAATATAAAAAAAATAAAAAAACCGATCCTCCTGCATATTATAACGCAAAAAGGAAAGGGTTACGAACCGTCGGAAAAAAACCCGTCCCTGTTTCACGGAATCTCTGCTTTTGACAAAAATACGGGACTGACCCTTAAAAAGACGGGCAATATCACTTACGGCGAGACTGCATCAAACTTTTTAATAAACCTTGCAAAAAATGATGATAAAATAATAGCTATTACGGCGGCAATGCCGGATGGCACCGGCCTTTCAAAGTTTTCCAAGATTTTCCCCGAAAGATTTTTCGATGTCGGAATAGCCGAAGAGCATGCGGCGACCTTTGCCGCAGGTTCCGCCGCATCAGGTTTGAAACCTTTTATATTTATATATTCAACCTTCCTTCAGCGCTCTTTAGACCAGATAATACACGATATATGCCTTCAAAATCTCCCCGTGGTATTCTGCATCGACAGGGCGGGCATTGCAGGAGAAGATGGGGCAACACACCAGGGATTATTTGATATTTCTTTTTTAAATTATATCCCAAATCTTATCTTTATGTCTCCAAAAGATGAATATGAACTTATGCAAATGGTTAAAAGCGCCCTTTCGTACAATAAACCTGCCGCGATAAGATACCCTAAAATCGAAATCCCATATTTTGAAGCGCCGGATATAGACAAGGTTGCGATAATAAATGAGGGGGAATTCGAGGTTCTGCAAAATTACGGCGAAAACATCATAATCAGCCTTGGCGCCCCCCATACCGAAATTATAAAAAATATACTACGCAAAATAAACGAAAATATAACGGATGAGAGCCGTAAGATAGGACTAGTTAATGCAAGGTTTATATCCCCGATATCTAATAAACTGATAAATAAAATAAAAAAGGCTAAAAAGATTATGACGGTGGAAGAAAATGTCGAGTATTCGGGATTCGGATCTAAACTTCTAACCATCCTGAGCCAGAATACTTCTATGTTAAATATGGAGTACAAAATATTATCACTTAAGAATAGCTATATCGAACACGGTCCAAGAAAAGAACTTCTTGCCAATGCCGGGTTTTCCCATGAAGGGCTCAGTAATTCCATAAATCTTTTTTTTAATATAAACAGTGAAAAAATTAAGATTAGACATTCTTCTTTCTGATACCTCGCCTGCGCATTCTTTGACCAGAACCAGGGCATCGTCATTAATAATGGAGGGCAAGGTATCGGTAAACGGGAATATCTGCACAAAGCCGGGGACATTGGTCGCTCCCGAAAGCAGTATAAGTATTAAAGAAACAAACCCCTATGTCTCAAGAGGCGGGTTAAAATTAAAAGGTGCGCTAACCGATTTTAACTTAGGAGTAAAAGGTAAAAGGGTTATAGATATAGGTGCTTCGACCGGGGGATTCACGGATTGTCTTTTAAAAGAAGGAGCGGATTTTATATATTGCATCGATGTAGGGTATGGACAGCTTCACTATTCCATTAGAAATAATGACAAAATTAAAAACCTTGAAAATATAAACATAAAATATCTCCCGTTTGAAGAAATAGGCGAAAAACTTGACTTAGCAGTATGCGATGTATCGTTTATATCGCTAAAAAAGGTTTTTCCTCATATCCCAAAATTTTTAAAAGACGGCGGTTTAATACTTTCATTGATAAAACCTCAGTTTGAAGCGGAAAATAAAAATATCCTTAAAAAAGGCATCGTAAAGGATGAAAACATACACAAATCAATTATAGATGCTATAATAGAATTTTCAAAAACATTAAACCTCATGACCATTGGAGTAAAAAAATCATGCATAAAAGGAAAAAAGGGGAATACGGAATTTTTCATTCTTTTATCGAAAGATTCGGAAACAAAAGATTTAAAAAAATAAACCATCTGCCTTTGTTTGTTTTGAGCATGTTTGTAGTTTTATTTTTTACGGCCGGCATTTTTAATTCCTCCTTTGGCGCAACAACGCAACAGACGTCTTTTATGCCTTTAAATTCAAAAAATATTAATAATCTTATTACCGGCTTTATTTATTATGATAGCGGCGATTATGTTCGCGCAATAAAATATTTTAAAAAAGAAACCCAAAAAATAAACAACGGTTACTGGAATTATATTCTTTCGGATGTTTATTTTAAGAATAAAGAATACGAGAAATCTTTATCCCGCGTTAACCTTGCCATAAAATTAAAAAAGATTAAATTAAGAAAAAATTTAACAAAAAACGATATGCGGTATTTAATGCTTAAGGCAAAAATACTGGCTGAAAATAATAGTCTCGAGAAATCTATAGGGGTTCTTAAATTTATCCTTAAAAAAGAGCCGCTTAATTTAAAAGCCCTTTTATTTATTTCAAACCTCTATATCTACAAAAAAGAATTAAAAACGGCAATACTATATCTGAATATAGTAAAATTAAATTATCCGAGCAATATGGATGCTTATTATATACTGTCTAAAATCTATATCGCCGAAAATAAAACGCAAAAAGCCGAAAAAAATCTGCTGCAACTCATAAAAATAGACCCGTATTTTAAAAAGGGATATTTTCAACTTTCTGCTATTTATATACTTTTAGGAAAAGAAGAAAATGCCATTAAGATATTCGACAGGTACTTAAAAATAGACCCGTATTCCAAAACGGCGCTTTATCAATCCGCCGTACTTAATTACGCGATAAAAAAATACGATACCGCCAGAAAACATTTTTTTAACTTTCTCGATATTACAAAGAAAAATAAAAATATGCTAAATTTCAGGAACAACTCCATTTTTTTTATTGGACTTTCTTATATACTTCAAAAAAATTATGCAAAAGGATTAATTTATTTAGACAGGCTTAAATTTGGAAAACATTATCTCGACGCAAAACTTGAGGAAATAGAAATTTATTTGATTTTATACAGAAAGGGCAGGGATGATAAATATAAAGCAAAGGTAAAAGGCATTATAAGCATCCTGCTGAAGAATCCAAAATTAAAGAAAAATTTGAAGGTTTATTACTTTTCGGCAATCGCTTTAGCCGAAATAAAAAACTTTAACAAATCAAAAAATGTCATACAAAACGGGCTTAAATATTTTCCGGACAACACTGCCCTTTTATATGAGCTTGGCTCGGCATACCATTCTTTAAAAGAAGAAACAAAAGCAAACTCGGTAATGCAAAGAATTTTAAAAATAGACCCGCTTGATGCGGAGGCTCTTAACTTTATCGGGTATTACCTCGCGGTAAAAAATAAAGATTTAAGAAAAGCAAAAATTATGCTGGAAAAAGCCTTATCTATAGATAAAAATTCGCCTTACATCTTAGACAGCCTCGGCTTCGTATATTATAGATATAAAGAATACGATAAGGCTATGAAGTTTTTTAAACTTGCGCTTAAAAAACTCGGCAAATCATCTACGGTCTTAAAACACGTGGGAATGGATTATTTTAGGCTAAAAAAATATGAAAAGGCGCTAAAATATTTTAAGGAGTCTTATAAAATAAAGAAATCGAAAGAGGTCGAAGATTATATCAAAAGAATCGAAAATATTTCTAATACTATCTTAAATCACCGTTAGAAACTATTAAAATTGTTTCAACATATTATAAATTCTGGATTCCTGCCTACGCAGGAATGACGATACCGGAATTTAACTTTTCACCCAACGGGTGTCATTCCTGCGTAGGCAGGAATCCAGAAAAAGAGATTTCTAAAGGTGATTTAAGATACTAAATAAAACCTGTTATCCCTGAGATGCGTCGCTAAGTTTTCTATAAATTGTCTTTAATCCGATATTTAAATCCTTTGCGGTTTTTAACTTATTATATGAATTTTTCTCCAGAGTTTTTTGTATAATCAGGTTTTCCGCCTCTTCGAGGGTTAAACTGAAAGGTATTTTAATATAACTTTCGGGGGAGGGGGAAGCGTTATCAGAAACATTACCTGCGCCGCCGGCAAACTTGTTTTCCTGATGCCTTTCTTTTAAGTAATTTGGCAGCATATGTTCATCCAAAATTTCGCTGTCAGAAATAGCCGTCATAAATTCTATCGCATTTTTTAGCTCTCTAATGTTACCGGGAAAATCGTACTTTAATAAAATATCAAGCGCGTTCTTATTTAATCCCTTTATATTTTTGCCGTTTTCTTTGGAAAAATCCTCCAGAAACTTTTTTATCAAAAGCGGTATATCTTCTTTTCTTTCTCTGAGCGGTATAAGTTTCAGATTTACCACATTCAATCTGTAATATAAATCCTGCCTGAATTCCCCTTTTTCTACCTTTTTTTCGATATCCTGAGAAGCGGCAATAATTCTTATATCTATCCTTATGGTCTTATTCCCTCCAACCCTTTCGAACTCTTTTTCCTGAAGAACGCGTAATATTTTTGATTGCGTCCTTAGCGGAATTTCGCCTATTTCGTCAAGAAAGATAGTTCCGCCGTCCGCTATTTCGAATCTGCCTTTATAAAGCGAATCCGCCCCCGTGTAAGCACCCTTTTCATGCCCGAAAAGCTCGCTTTCCAGAATAGACTCGGAAAGCGCGGCACAGTTCACCTTTATAAAAGGTTTACTTTTTCTATGGCTGTTATTGACGATAATGTTTGCGAGCATCTCTTTACCCGTGCCGGATTCCCCTTCTATTAGCACGGTAGAATTTTTATCTGCCACTGCCACAGCCGTGTTTACGATGTCAATCATATTCTTTGACGAAGTTATTAAATTTCCAAAATTGAACCTTTCATCGAGTCTTGTCTTTAGAATATTTATTTCATCGATAAGCCTTTTATTGGATATTATCCGCTTGATTATTAAACCAAGTTCATCGAGATTTATGGGCTTCGTTATATAGTCATAGGCTCCAAGCTTAATAGCTTCGACGGCGCTTTTTACCGAGCTAAACCCTGTAGTAATGACAACCTCCGCTCTTTGAACCATGCCTTCATTTATACTTTTTAGCAAATCCAGGCCTGTTCCGTCGGGAAGTTTAAGATCGGTAATAATAATACCTATATTATTATTTGAATTTAAAATATTTAAAGCGGCATTAACGGTATCTGCCTCAAAAACACTATAGCCTTCAAGTTTCACGAACTCAAAAAGCCCCAAACGCGAGGCTTTATCGTCTTCGACTATTAATATTGCAGTGGCTTGAGATAATTCTTCCATTTTCTATTTGGAGGGATGCTAATTCTCTAAATCTTTAAATATGACGGAAACCTTTGTTCCTTTGTTATAATTAGATTCTATATGCATTTTAAAACCGTGGGCATCCAAAATCTTTTTTACCAGCGCAAGTCCCAGCCCTACCCCATTTTTCTTTGTGGTAAAAAACGGCTCGTAAACTTTTTTAATTATTTCCTGTTTTATGCCTTTTCCGTTATCTTCGATAATTATTAATATCTTATTAAGGTAAAAAGAAGAATATATTGAAACATCGCCTTTTTCGCCGTCATAAGATTCTATGGCATTTGATACTAAGTTAATAAAAACCTGCTCCATTAAATCCCTGTCCATTTTAACGGAGATGTTTTTATCTAATGAGACACGCAGGTTAATTCCTTTATCTGCGGCTTTCGGCTTTAATGTTTCCGCAACGAAGTTTAACAGGTCTGAAAGGTTAATTTCCTCAAGATTAAGGTGATAATCTTTTGTAAATTTGAGGATGTTCTCCATTGTTTGAACTAACTTATGCGTCTCTGTTTCTATAGCGCCGCTAATTCGGGTTATTTCCTCTTTTTCCCCTTCAAAATCCTTAACCCCTGCAACCCGCGCGCCCAAGACCCTTGAGTTTATAGATAACGAATTAATATTGCCTTTAATTTCGTGTAAAATAGTTGACGGCATTTCCAGTATGTTTTTTTCGACGGATTTTAGGGTTGAAAGGGTTCCCTCTTCTTTGTCTATAAGCCTGTAAAAATAAGCAAACATAAAGATAATCAGGGATGCCGATAATATTAAAGAAATCGTAAAAAAGTAATAAAACGCGCTGTTATGCAAGTTGTTAAAGATATCAGGATAAGCAAGCTTAAGCCTGTCATTACCGCCGAAAAAAACCATATTAGACTGTTTAAGCGAATAAATTGCGCTGTTTTTTGAATATAATGAGGAAAACAGGCTGTATGTTTCCGAGGCATAAAACCCTACCATTAAAATAAGCAAAAATGTAAAAAGGCTCAATAAGAAAACTCTGAATTTTTTAGTCTTAAAAAATTTTCTTATCATAATGATTCATTTTATTAAATTTTTTCACAAAAATCAATCACCTAAATCGGAGCCGCATGTTCTTTGCTTAAGATAACGGCTGCAAGAGCTATATCTTTTTTAATTCTATTTTCAAGGGATGCGGAATTGTCAAATTTTATTTCCGGTCTCAGTCTTGCAACGAAAAATACCTCTATTTCTCTGTCGTATAAGTCCTTATCGAAATTAAATATATAGGTCTCTATCCTTCTTATTTCTTCATTAAAGGTAGGGTTTGACCCGACATTCGTTACCGAGTCGTGAAACTCGTTATCCACTTTTACAAGGGTGGCATATACCCCGTCTTTAGGAAAAAGTTCCTCTTCAGGAATAATGTTTGCCGTAGGAAACCCAAGGCTTTTACCCCTCCCGCTTCCTTTGACGACCTTCCCGTGAACGGAATAGTGTCTTCCTAAAAATCTCTTTACGGCGCAAACCTGTCCTAGTAAAACGAACCTCCTTATAATGGTGCTGGAAACTATTTTTTTGCCCATTTTAACCGGACCGACGACCGTAAGGTCGAAATTCAGTTCATTCGCTAATTTCTCAAGAAGGAGGGTATTCCCCGATTTTCCAACGCCAAAGCCAAAATCATGGCCTACTATAACCTTAACGGGATTTAATTTTTTAACTATGACATTTTCTATAAAATCCTCCGGCGTCATTTTTGCAAACTCAGGCGTGAATGTGATGTAAATCAAATAATCTATGCCGATTGCCTCTATAAGCTCGACCTTTTTTTCAAAAGTGGTTATCAAATGTATCCTTTCCTCCGGATGAAGAATCTTTAAGGGGTGGGGATGAAAAGTAAGAACTACCGAAGGTAAATTTAATTTTGAAGCATAATCTTTTGTTAATTCCATTAATTTTCTGTGTCCTAAATGGATGCCGTCAAAACTCCCTATAGTAATTACCGAACTTGTAAATTCAGGATTAAATTTGCTAATTTCGGATATCTTCAAGTCTATGTTTACCCCCTTCCATTGCGCCTTAAGTAAGTTTAGTTTATATAATTTATATAATACCTTTATTTTAATCCTCTGATTAATAAAATCAATATGTACAAAAATCCGAAAATCCATCCGATAAAACCAGCTATCAATATCCAGTAATGCAATAACGCCCCCCCTGTAAACATAAGAATACTGGAAGATATTATAAGCGCGGCAACCAAGAATCCTCTCATAAGCCGCTTGCTTGATTTTTCCATCTCGCCCATAAGTCCTTCTAATCCCTTATGAATAAAATCTATAGAAAAATTATCCTCCGACATTTTTTTAAGGATTTTTTCCGCCTTCTTCGGAAACTCCCCAAAAAAATCTCTATAATTTTTTAATTTACTTATTATCTGCTCTTTAATATCTTTTACCTTTTCTTTTTTATTTATCAAAACATCGAAATCAAAAAATTCCGTACCGGAGGTGACAAAAGAAAAATCGGGGTCGAGAATTTTTGCAATGGACTCTATGGATAACAATGCTTTAAATAAAAGCGATAATTCGGCCGGAATAACAAGATTATGCCTTTGCCCGATTTTTAATGTTTTCAGAAGAATTTCCGCGCTGTAAATATCTTTAAACGGCCTGTTAAAAAAGCCTTCTATAAATTCCGCAAGCTCAAATTTAAATGCCTGCTCCTCTTTTTCGGAAAGGTCTCCCATACAAATTTCAATAAATTGGACGGCCATTTCTTCATAATTGCCGCCGATAAAATTAATAAAATATTCGAGAGCCATTCTTTTTAAATCTTTAGTAAGAATACCGACGGAACCAAAATCTATTAATCCAATTTTTTCTTCGTTTATCACAAAAACATTGCCGGGATGCGGGTCGGCATTAAAATACCCTAATATGAATATCTGCTTAAAATAATGGTTTAAAAATATTTTAAGTATATTTTTGGTGTTATAACCTCTTTTGAAAAGTTCTTCCGTATTCGATACCTTTATTCCATGGATAAAATCTTCCACCAATAAATTATTAGATATGTAATTCCAGTAAATCTGCGGTATTACGACGGAATGTTTATCCATATTACTTCTTCTAATTTTTTCCGTATATCCCGCCTCCGTCAAAAAATTTAGCTCGCAAATTATATTTTTTCCGAATTCTTGATATAATTCATCCAGATTATCTATATAAAGCAATTCTTTAACCGGTTTTCTTATAATATTTACGATAAAGTAAAGAACATCTAAATCGTTTTTAATAATTTTATCGATATCCCCTTTTTTGATTTTAACCGCCACGACGGTTCCGTCTTTAAGAACAGCCTTATGGACCTGGGCAAGGGAAGCCGACGCGATCGGGTTTTCATCGAAACTGCTAAAAATCTCGTCAGGATCCTTTCCCGTTTCCTTTTTAACGATGCCTTTAATTTCATCGAATTTAATATAATTTAGCTGAACGCTGTCCTGAAGCTTTTTTAATTCATTAATATATTTAGAGGGGAGCATGGTTACTTCCTGAGAGAGTATCTGCCCTACTTTAATAAAAGTAGGTCCGAGATCTTCTAACGCGTATCTCAGCCGTATTTCAGGGGGAACATTCAGGTAATCGTCAACGGGATAGGCTGCTTTAAGGTATTTTTTAAAAATAAAAAATTTAGATAAACCGATGTTCGTTATGACTTGATAAAAACCATGCTTGGCAAAAATCATGGTTATCTGTCTTATCCTTTTAACCGCCCTTATAAATTTAATAAAATCAGTTATCTTCATAAAATTCGATAAACCTCAAATCTATTTCATGCTTCAAAAGATCTATGGAATATATGCTCACCGTCACATGGTCGCCCATTTTAAAAATCTTTTTGCTATGCCTTCCCTTAAGTATTTTTGTGTTATCGTTATACTCGTAATAATCATCGGCTATGGTGGAGACATGAACGAACCCTTGAATAAAAAATCCTGCTATATCGACAAAAAAGCCGAAATTCATAACATTTGTAATAAATCCTTCGTAAACCTTCTGGCTGTTTTTCTTTAAAAACTGCATCTTCTTAAATTCCGAATATTCCCTTTCCGCGTCCGTCGAAAGTTTTTCCCTTCGGGACAGTACATTGGAAATCATTTTTAAATTATCATGATTAAGCCATGAAGGCATTTTGCCGGTTTCCCTGTTTTCCGAAAAAACCTCTTTATCGTTATCGCTGTTGCCAAGCGCGCCTTTTCCGTTGTCGTTATACAATATCCATTTAAGAATTCTATGCACCATCAGATCGGCATATCTTCTAATCGGAGATGTAAAGTGGGTATAAGATTTCAGGGCAAGTCCAAAGTGATGGCTATTGACCGGCGAGTACACCGCAATTTTCATAGACCTCAGAAATGCCTGCTCTAAAAAAGACGAAAGCGGTGTTTCTTTTAGTTTATTCAGCATTGTTTGATAGTCTTTAACCTTTTCCGGCAGCTTTTCCGGAAAAGAAAATTTAAAATATTTTAATATCTTTAAAAATTCTTTTACCTTATCCTCATCGGGTTTTTCATGCACCCTGTAAATGGACGGAACTTTTTTTGACTCTATGAACCGTGCCACGGCGCAGTTTGCGGCAATCATAAAATCCTCGATTAAATCGTGGACAAAATTTCTTGGCTCGGGAATAACCGATATGACTTCATTATCTTCATTTAATATAACCTTCCCCGATAATGAATCAAAATCGAGACCGCCGTTTTTAATTCTTTTATCCCTTAAAATTTCGGCAAGCCTCTTCATGTTAAGCAGCATATCTTTTATAGGGGACAGTTTATTGTCTAACTCATTAAATTCATTATCGTTTCGAGCCTTGCCCGCCTCCAAGCCCGCCGTTAAATATTTGCAAGTTTCGTTATAGGTAAGCCTTCCGAATGTTTTTATAGACCCCTTATAAATCTTTGTTCCGGTTATTTTTCCCTTGCTGTCTATATCCATTTCGCAAACCATCGCAAAACGGTTTTTTTTCGGAAGAAGGCTGCAAAGATTGTTTGACAGCATTTCGGGAAGCATCGGATAAACGGTTCCAGGAAAATAAGTGGAATTGCCCCTTTTAAACGCCTCCTTATCCAGATAACTGCCGTCCCCGACAAAATAGGAAACATCGGCTATGGCAACATAAAGTTTACAGTTATTGTCTTTTTCCGAACCTTCCAGATAAACCGCGTCGTCAAAATCTTTAGCGTCTTCGCCGTCTATCGTTATAAACGGCAAATCGGTTAAATCGATCCTTTCTCCTCCTCCGTCCTCTGCCGGATTTTCTTCAAAATCTGCCGGTATTTTTTTAAGTTCTTTAACGGCGGCCTCGTCAAAAACTTTATATATATCGTATTTACTTACGATAATATCCTCTTCCGTTCCCCTTGATTCGATATCGCCCAATATCTTATCCACTGATGCTGTTCGTGAAGAAAAATCGTTAGTATCAGGCAAAACCGCATTTACTATAGCCCCGGTTTTTAATTTATCCCTGTCTTTAAATCTATGTAAATCAAAATAGAACGAACCGTCGAATTCAGGAGCAATGGGAGTTAAAATTGCTATACTTTTTTCGACCCTTACAACCGCTTTAAAATTTTTTAATTCCCTCTTTATTATCCTTATAACCCTTCCCCGCCTGCTTTCAAATTTACCCCGCGCTTTTAGCTTTTCCCGTTTTCTCTTTTTTAAATAATAAGGATTATCGGGTATTATTTTTAAGATAACGGTATCTCCGTATATTGCATCGCCGATATCGGAATTTTTAACAAAAATATCCCCGCCTCCGCCTGAGTTGTCGCTCACAAAGGCATAGTTGCGCCTTTTTGAAAGAACTTTCCCCTGGATTAAATGTAATTTTTGGGGATACG
Encoded proteins:
- the rnr gene encoding ribonuclease R → MKAVTKEDIVYLFSQKSDIPLSFTDIKHNLNITSAKMLSSAKNILDLMVKNGELILTKGEKYAYPQKLHLIQGKVLSKRRNYAFVSDNSGGGGDIFVKNSDIGDAIYGDTVILKIIPDNPYYLKKRKREKLKARGKFESRRGRVIRIIKRELKNFKAVVRVEKSIAILTPIAPEFDGSFYFDLHRFKDRDKLKTGAIVNAVLPDTNDFSSRTASVDKILGDIESRGTEEDIIVSKYDIYKVFDEAAVKELKKIPADFEENPAEDGGGERIDLTDLPFITIDGEDAKDFDDAVYLEGSEKDNNCKLYVAIADVSYFVGDGSYLDKEAFKRGNSTYFPGTVYPMLPEMLSNNLCSLLPKKNRFAMVCEMDIDSKGKITGTKIYKGSIKTFGRLTYNETCKYLTAGLEAGKARNDNEFNELDNKLSPIKDMLLNMKRLAEILRDKRIKNGGLDFDSLSGKVILNEDNEVISVIPEPRNFVHDLIEDFMIAANCAVARFIESKKVPSIYRVHEKPDEDKVKEFLKILKYFKFSFPEKLPEKVKDYQTMLNKLKETPLSSFLEQAFLRSMKIAVYSPVNSHHFGLALKSYTHFTSPIRRYADLMVHRILKWILYNDNGKGALGNSDNDKEVFSENRETGKMPSWLNHDNLKMISNVLSRREKLSTDAEREYSEFKKMQFLKKNSQKVYEGFITNVMNFGFFVDIAGFFIQGFVHVSTIADDYYEYNDNTKILKGRHSKKIFKMGDHVTVSIYSIDLLKHEIDLRFIEFYEDN